In one Chitinophaga sancti genomic region, the following are encoded:
- a CDS encoding ISAon1 family transposase N-terminal region protein yields the protein MDQNYRQLMEFLLPQGILEYFDLIKTTQSPNGLHIYLEEKIEPPTAYSDRKLHSKGFLPEVRVQDFPIRENKVTLVIKRRRWEDVQTNEIITRDWDVVSDGARITKEFGLFLKETLGRKPR from the coding sequence TTGGATCAGAACTACAGACAGTTGATGGAATTTCTCCTCCCACAAGGAATTTTGGAGTATTTTGACCTGATTAAAACTACTCAATCGCCTAACGGCCTTCATATTTACCTGGAAGAAAAGATTGAACCACCTACAGCGTATAGCGATCGAAAACTCCATTCCAAGGGCTTTTTACCCGAAGTCCGGGTGCAGGATTTCCCAATCAGAGAAAACAAAGTAACGCTGGTTATCAAGCGAAGGCGCTGGGAAGATGTACAGACTAATGAGATCATCACCAGAGACTGGGATGTAGTTAGTGACGGAGCTCGTATTACCAAAGAGTTCGGTCTTTTTTTAAAAGAAACACTTGGACGAAAGCCCCGTTAG
- a CDS encoding DUF3592 domain-containing protein yields MMLKKLIEQNNNEKIVMAVFTMLFLAFGLWMGNQRANRLYEDGYWTNGVIVERSTDYKGRLAFNYEFYVNGKKYDNQASGMGIRPEMYREFIGKSLPVVYNSKDPSESDMLLRPIDFSSHGRELPDSLFWILSCVEE; encoded by the coding sequence ATGATGCTAAAGAAACTCATTGAGCAGAACAATAATGAGAAAATCGTAATGGCGGTTTTTACGATGCTCTTTCTTGCTTTTGGACTCTGGATGGGAAACCAGCGAGCCAATAGGCTCTATGAAGATGGCTATTGGACAAACGGTGTCATTGTTGAACGAAGTACCGATTATAAAGGAAGATTAGCGTTTAATTATGAATTCTATGTTAATGGGAAAAAGTACGATAATCAAGCTTCAGGAATGGGAATACGCCCTGAAATGTATCGGGAGTTTATTGGTAAATCGTTGCCAGTAGTTTACAATTCAAAAGATCCATCTGAAAGTGACATGTTGTTACGTCCAATTGATTTTTCATCTCATGGAAGAGAATTGCCTGATAGTTTATTTTGGATTTTAAGTTGTGTAGAAGAATAA
- a CDS encoding DUF5686 family protein — MVNGQAKKISGLIVDAVGGEPIPMVSISILGAQPRGVGGGPDGTFTIRFDSLSQKLRFSAMGYRTYTVSIDSLSVLRGRVFMQPVTSGLSEVTITAKRRSARYRNKNNPAVEFIRQAISHLDSNNARNTAGYSFNEYEKLCMSLSIDDGKVGSSRLLKKFPYLKTNIDSISYPGRSLVPVFIREKATRYNYKEQELKDSVLLGVNEARIDLYLDEDGFDAFMDKLYGHPDLYSHDIALGNRRFLSPLSPMAPTFYRYYITDTIKTTHPWQLKMSVFPRNREETLFSGFLYFTLDGTYAIQHAELYVNDHANINWVEALNLELSYRKDSAGKYFLAKSKMAVGLGIFEQGMGVFGEKTFIIPSLSAGPDTLERPEPLGKNELAAFANVDSLKRSRSFRRTMAFGASLLSGYVDGGLFELGPFFTFYSFNPVEGSRIRLGGRTTNSFSKRIFFDAYGAYGTKDKVFKYALTSTVSLTPRSIYEFPVRSLSVSNSYDIQVPGQEFRYVSDDNILLSFRRGLNDRMWYNRKWQMEYFHETRTHFSFKVGLNYQQLTPTGVLTFKNNQGRDRHLNTTELFTELRWAPHENFFQGKRYRKPINNGHPIYTLRFAQGIRTGKGRGYNYQRLVSSVSKRFFLSQFGNTDVMVEGGIIFGKVPYPLLLIPRANQTYSYELFSYNLMSYMEFGSDRYAALHVQHSFNGFFLNKIPLFKKLELREIFSMKILEGNLRRGIKSYTGKGFYDFPVDEKGNLLINALGKKPYIEASVGVSNIFKVLRVEWVHRLTHLERKGIDNNGIRARLQVDF, encoded by the coding sequence GTGGTTAACGGTCAAGCTAAAAAGATTAGTGGATTAATTGTCGATGCGGTTGGCGGCGAACCTATTCCGATGGTGAGTATCAGTATTTTAGGTGCTCAGCCACGGGGAGTAGGCGGTGGCCCGGATGGAACGTTTACAATCCGGTTTGATTCTCTTTCGCAAAAACTGCGGTTTTCCGCAATGGGATATAGGACCTACACTGTTTCAATCGATAGTCTGTCGGTGCTCAGGGGGCGGGTGTTCATGCAGCCGGTAACCAGTGGGCTAAGTGAAGTAACCATCACAGCCAAAAGAAGGAGTGCCAGGTACAGGAATAAAAATAACCCGGCCGTTGAGTTTATCCGGCAGGCTATCTCTCATCTTGATAGTAATAATGCCAGGAACACAGCTGGCTATAGTTTTAATGAGTATGAGAAATTGTGTATGTCATTGAGTATTGACGACGGAAAGGTAGGTTCCTCACGACTGTTGAAAAAATTCCCGTATTTAAAGACGAACATTGACTCAATATCTTATCCCGGCCGGTCACTGGTTCCTGTTTTCATAAGGGAAAAGGCCACCAGGTACAATTATAAGGAGCAGGAACTAAAAGATTCGGTGCTCCTGGGCGTGAATGAAGCACGTATTGACCTTTATCTTGATGAAGATGGCTTTGACGCTTTTATGGACAAATTATATGGGCATCCCGACCTTTATTCCCATGATATAGCGCTGGGGAACCGTCGTTTTTTGAGTCCGCTGTCACCTATGGCACCGACCTTCTACAGGTATTATATAACAGACACAATCAAAACTACCCATCCCTGGCAGTTGAAAATGAGTGTATTCCCAAGAAACAGGGAGGAGACCCTATTTAGTGGTTTTTTGTATTTCACACTGGATGGAACATATGCAATACAACATGCGGAACTCTATGTAAATGATCATGCTAATATTAACTGGGTAGAGGCTTTAAATTTAGAGCTCAGTTACAGGAAAGATAGTGCTGGTAAATATTTTTTAGCTAAAAGCAAAATGGCAGTTGGTTTGGGAATATTTGAGCAGGGGATGGGTGTATTCGGAGAAAAAACTTTTATTATTCCATCTTTGTCGGCAGGCCCGGATACGCTGGAAAGGCCGGAGCCCCTGGGGAAGAATGAACTGGCAGCATTTGCTAATGTAGATAGCCTTAAAAGATCGAGGTCTTTTCGTCGTACCATGGCATTTGGTGCTTCCCTGCTATCAGGTTATGTGGATGGCGGCTTATTTGAACTGGGCCCATTTTTTACATTTTACAGTTTCAACCCGGTTGAAGGTTCAAGAATACGTCTTGGTGGCCGTACGACAAACAGTTTCAGTAAGCGTATTTTTTTTGATGCTTATGGCGCATACGGAACAAAGGATAAGGTATTTAAATACGCCTTAACTTCCACGGTTTCACTTACCCCCAGATCCATATACGAGTTTCCGGTTCGATCCCTGTCGGTATCCAATAGTTATGACATTCAGGTGCCGGGGCAGGAATTCAGATATGTGAGTGATGACAATATTCTATTATCATTCAGACGGGGCCTTAATGATAGGATGTGGTATAACAGGAAATGGCAGATGGAATATTTTCATGAAACACGTACACACTTTTCATTTAAAGTAGGATTAAATTATCAACAGCTAACACCTACCGGGGTTTTGACCTTTAAGAATAATCAGGGAAGAGACAGGCACCTGAATACGACGGAATTGTTTACTGAACTGAGATGGGCTCCTCATGAGAATTTTTTCCAGGGTAAGCGTTATAGAAAGCCAATTAACAATGGTCATCCCATTTATACCTTACGGTTTGCTCAGGGTATAAGGACAGGGAAAGGCAGGGGATATAACTACCAGCGTTTAGTATCCTCGGTGAGTAAGCGGTTTTTCCTGTCGCAGTTTGGAAATACAGATGTTATGGTGGAGGGCGGGATAATCTTTGGAAAGGTGCCTTACCCATTACTGTTAATCCCCAGGGCTAATCAAACTTACAGTTATGAGCTTTTTTCCTATAATCTGATGTCTTATATGGAATTTGGAAGCGATCGGTACGCGGCACTTCATGTGCAACATTCCTTTAACGGCTTTTTCCTGAATAAGATTCCTTTATTTAAAAAATTGGAACTAAGAGAGATCTTTTCAATGAAAATACTTGAAGGAAATCTGAGAAGAGGTATTAAATCGTATACCGGGAAAGGGTTTTATGATTTTCCTGTGGATGAAAAAGGAAACCTGTTGATAAATGCATTGGGGAAAAAACCATATATAGAAGCCAGCGTGGGGGTATCTAACATTTTTAAAGTCCTTAGAGTGGAATGGGTGCACCGATTGACACATTTGGAACGTAAAGGAATTGACAATAATGGGATCAGGGCGAGATTACAGGTTGATTTTTAA